In Populus trichocarpa isolate Nisqually-1 chromosome 7, P.trichocarpa_v4.1, whole genome shotgun sequence, the following proteins share a genomic window:
- the LOC7466778 gene encoding filament-like plant protein 3 translates to MDRRSWLWRRKSSEKSPGETDSSGSISSRSERFSDDQVYTIHNPQSPEVTSKSVLTDEDHSDNVRTLTEKLSAALLNISAKEELVKQHAKVAEEAVSGWEKAENDLSALKQQLEDATKKNSALEDRVGHLDAALKECVRQLRQSREEQDERINEVVTKKISEWESTKSELEAQLQTAKDEATTSADSDLWKRFDAVEKENMSLKRELLSRAEEIEIRILERDLSTQAAETASKLHLESIKKLAKLEAECRKLKAMARKASAANDYKSLTASSIGDESITDRQSDIGERLLAVESHSCKMSGLEMNECDPSCSDSRACAHATEFDQYKNWKPIGRNRTVHSVEINLMDDFLEMERLAAFPYTLSGRSYLEAEPVSDKGNGSGNPWKEELESMINRTAELEEKLDKMEEEKNKSEMALTKCQRQLETLRSHLHEADTKIGELQAKLALANESSQAREEEMKDIEAKSEETKSQLRIAEAEIKTLLSKVVSLDSEVEKERALSTENAVKSQQLEDELSKMKCEAELQHENERRRVASFNEELKITQGKELAVAASKLADCQKTISSLGLQLKSLATFEDLLFDSEKSSDASSEGLKAHADDEQQRPDPRNLSSGRDSEAFQVSRGALRSKKGSNRESSLSLNSSFVSEKNRNGFGKFPPRGLSRVRNEN, encoded by the exons GTATATACAATTCATAATCCTCAATCACCAGAAGTTACATCTAAGTCTGTACTCACCGATGAAGACCATAGTGACAATGTGAGGACTTTGACAGAGAAACTATCTGCTGCTCTCCTGAACATTAGTGCCAAAGAAGAGTTGGTAAAGCAGCATGCCAAAGTTGCAGAAGAAGCAGTCTCAG GGTGGGAGAAAGCTGAAAATGATCTGTCAGCTTTAAAGCAACAACTTGAGGATGCTACTAAGAAGAACTCTGCACTTGAAGATAGAGTTGGTCATCTGGATGCAGCACTGAAGGAATGTGTGAGGCAGCTAAGACAATCAAGAGAAGAGCAAGATGAAAGGATCAACGAAGTTGTCACCAAGAAAATTAGTGAATGGGAATCAACGAAGTCTGAGCTCGAGGCCCAGCTTCAAACTGCAAAAGATGAAGCTACTACTTCAGCTGATTCGGATTTATGGAAAAGGTTTGATGCTGTAGAGAAAGAGAACATGTCCCTTAAGCGCGAGCTCCTTTCTCGAGCTGAGGAGATAGAGATTAGGATTTTGGAGAGGGACTTGAGCACCCAAGCTGCTGAAACAGCAAGCAAACTACACCTGGAAAGCATAAAGAAGCTTGCTAAGCTTGAAGCCGAGTGTCGGAAGTTGAAAGCCATGGCTCGTAAAGCATCAGCTGCTAATGATTATAAATCTTTAACTGCCTCATCAATTGGTGACGAGTCTATCACTGACAGGCAATCTGATATTGGGGAGAGGCTACTGGCAGTTGAAAGTCATTCATGCAAGATGAGTGGCTTGGAAATGAATGAATGTGACCCAAGCTGCTCTGACTCACGGGCCTGTGCTCATGCTACAGAATTTGATCAATATAAGAATTGGAAGCCTATTGGAAGAAACCGCACGGTTCATTCTGTAGAAATCAATctcatggatgattttttggaaaTGGAAAGACTCGCAGCTTTTCCATATACATTAAGTGGAAGGTCTTACCTTGAGGCAGAACCTGTATCGGATAAAGGCAATGGTAGTGGAAACCCATGGAAAGAAGAACTCGAATCCATGATTAACAGGACTGCTGAACTGGAGGAGAAGTTGGATAagatggaagaagaaaaaaataaatcagaaatgGCTTTGACTAAATGCCAGAGGCAGCTCGAGACATTAAGGAGTCACCTGCATGAAGCAGATACAAAGATAGGGGAGCTGCAAGCTAAGTTAGCTCTTGCAAATGAATCAAGCCAAGCTAGAGAGGAAGAGATGAAGGACATTGAAGCAAAGAGTGAAGAGACAAAATCACAACTCAGAATTGCTGAAGCTGAGATCAAAACCTTGCTTTCTAAAGTTGTTTCGTTAGATTCGGAGGTTGAGAAAGAGCGTGCCTTGTCAACTGAAAATGCTGTAAAGAGCCAGCAGTTGGAGGATGAGCTCTCAAAAATGAAATGTGAAGCTGAGCTCCAGCACGAGAATGAGCGCAGGCGTGTTGCCAGCTTTAATGAAGAGTTGAAGATTACACAG GGGAAAGAGCTAGCTGTTGCTGCAAGCAAACTTGCAGATTGCCAGAAAACGATCTCATCTCTTGGTCTTCAGTTGAAATCTCTTGCAACATTCGAAGACCTCTTGTTTGATTCTGAGAAATCCTCAGATGCCAGTAGTGAAGGATTAAAGGCTCATGCTGATGATGAACAACAGAGACCTGATCCTAGAAATCTATCTTCAGGTAGAGATTCTGAAGCCTTCCAAGTCAGTAGAGGTGCTTTAAGATCAAAGAAAGGAAGTAATAGGGagtcatcattatcattaaacTCGAGCTTTGTTTCTGAAAAGAACAGAAATGGATTTGGAAAGTTTCCCCCCAGAGGTCTTAGCAGGGTTCGCAATGAAAATTAG
- the LOC7490188 gene encoding alternative NAD(P)H-ubiquinone oxidoreductase C1, chloroplastic/mitochondrial isoform X1 has protein sequence MALAASALMPLNLVKFYACKGIPNANRWNKVSSRTSHSINFSLLFEKRGIGFRNGIVAVAAAASPSPVNEDISQKETPQRIYTWPDNKKPKVCILGGGFGGLYTALRLESLIWADDKKPQVLLVDQSERFVFKPLLYELLSGEVDAWEIAPRFSELLANTGIQFLRDRVKMLHPADHLGMNGSTGSCSGGTVVLESGLLIEYDWLVLSLGSEAKLDTVPGAAEFAFPFSTLEDACKVDNKLKELERRKFGKDSLIRVAVVGCGYSGVELAATVSERLQDRGLVQAINVNTTILPTAPPGNREAALKVLSSRKVQLLLGYFVRCIRKESDLEGSAMPTEAGVFPKTLAEHGSEKYILELQPAERGLQSQILEADLVLWTVGSQPPLPQLEPYDKTHELPLNGRGQAETDETLRVKGHPRIFALGDSSALRDMNGRILPATAQVAFQQADFTGWNLWAAINDRPLLPFRFQNLGEMMTLGRNDAALSPSFIEGLTLEGPVGHAARKIAYLIRLPTDEHRLKVGISWLTKSAVDSVASIQSTLSKVLSGS, from the exons ATGGCACTAGCTGCTTCAGCTCTTATGCCTCTCAATC TTGTTAAATTTTATGCCTGCAAAGGGATTCCAAATGCAAATAGATGGAACAAGGTATCATCTCGAACTTCACATAGCATCAATTTctctttattatttgaaaagcgAGGAATTGGATTTCGAAATGGAATTGTTGCTGTTGCTGCCGCTGCTTCTCCTAGTCCAGTCAATGAAGATATATCTCAAAAAGAAACTCCCCAGAGAATTTATACATGGCCTGATAATAAG AAGCCAAAGGTGTGTATACTAGGTGGTGGATTTGGAGGCTTATATACTGCTTTAAGACTAGAATCACTTATTTGGGCTGACGACAAGAAGCCTCAG GTTCTTCTTGTCGACCAGTCTGAACGTTTTGTTTTCAAACCACTGTTGTATGAGCTTCTATCTGGAG AGGTGGATGCATGGGAAATTGCTCCCCGATTCTCAGAATTGCTTGCAAACACTGGCATACAGTTTCTCCGAGATAGGGTAAAGATGTTACATCCTGCTGATCACTTGGGCATGAATGGGTCAACAGGATCTTGTTCTGGAGGAACCGTGGTGCTTGAAAGCGGCCTTCTTATTGAATATGACTG GTTGGTTCTTTCTTTGGGGTCTGAAGCTAAACTTGATACTGTACCAGGTGCTGCAGAATTTGCATTTCCATTCTCCACTCTTGAGGATGCCTGT AAGGTTGACAATAAGTTGAAAGAATTAGAGAGGAGGAAGTTTGGCAAGGACTCTCTGATTCGTGTGGCTGTTGTCGGCTGTGGTTACTCTGGAGTTGAGTTGGCTGCTACAGTATCAGAGAGACTACAAGACAGAGGTTTAGTACAAGCCATTAATGTGAACACTACTATCTTGCCAACTGCCCCTCCTGGCAATAGGGAAGCTGCACTTAAA GTTCTTTCATCCAGGAAAGTCCAGCTTCTATTGGGTTATTTTGTACGCTGTATCAGGAAAGAGAGTGACTTGGAAGGTTCTGCAATGCCAACAGAGGCTGGGGTATTTCCGAAAACACTAGCAGAACATGGTTCTGAGAAGTATATTTTGGAACTTCAACCTGCTGAAAGGGGATTACAGAGTCAGATTCTCGAAGCAGATCTAGTGTTATGGACTGTTGGGTCTCAACCCCCGCTTCCTCAATTGGAACCCTATGATAAGACCCACGAGCTTCCTCTAAATGGCCGGGGACAAGCAGAGACAGATGAAACGCTCCGTGTCAAGGGCCATCCACGCATATTTGCACTTGGTGACTCTTCTGCTCTTAGGGACATGAATGGAAGGATTCTTCCAGCAACTGCTCAG GTTGCTTTCCAGCAGGCTGATTTTACTGGCTGGAATTTGTGGGCAGCGATTAATGACCGGCCTTTGTTGCCATTTAG GTTTCAGAATCTAGGTGAAATGATGACTCTGGGAAGAAATGATGCTGCTCTTTCACCGAGTTTCATTGAAGGACTAACCTTAGAGGGTCCTGTTGGCCACGCTG CGAGGAAAATAGCCTATTTGATTAGATTACCAACAGATGAGCACCGGCTTAAAGTGGGAATTAGCTGGCTTACAAAGTCAGCTGTAGATTCAGTTGCATCAATACAAAGCACCCTTAGTAAGGTTCTCTCAGGCTCGTAG
- the LOC7490188 gene encoding alternative NAD(P)H-ubiquinone oxidoreductase C1, chloroplastic/mitochondrial isoform X2, protein MALAASALMPLNRIPNANRWNKVSSRTSHSINFSLLFEKRGIGFRNGIVAVAAAASPSPVNEDISQKETPQRIYTWPDNKKPKVCILGGGFGGLYTALRLESLIWADDKKPQVLLVDQSERFVFKPLLYELLSGEVDAWEIAPRFSELLANTGIQFLRDRVKMLHPADHLGMNGSTGSCSGGTVVLESGLLIEYDWLVLSLGSEAKLDTVPGAAEFAFPFSTLEDACKVDNKLKELERRKFGKDSLIRVAVVGCGYSGVELAATVSERLQDRGLVQAINVNTTILPTAPPGNREAALKVLSSRKVQLLLGYFVRCIRKESDLEGSAMPTEAGVFPKTLAEHGSEKYILELQPAERGLQSQILEADLVLWTVGSQPPLPQLEPYDKTHELPLNGRGQAETDETLRVKGHPRIFALGDSSALRDMNGRILPATAQVAFQQADFTGWNLWAAINDRPLLPFRFQNLGEMMTLGRNDAALSPSFIEGLTLEGPVGHAARKIAYLIRLPTDEHRLKVGISWLTKSAVDSVASIQSTLSKVLSGS, encoded by the exons ATGGCACTAGCTGCTTCAGCTCTTATGCCTCTCAATC GGATTCCAAATGCAAATAGATGGAACAAGGTATCATCTCGAACTTCACATAGCATCAATTTctctttattatttgaaaagcgAGGAATTGGATTTCGAAATGGAATTGTTGCTGTTGCTGCCGCTGCTTCTCCTAGTCCAGTCAATGAAGATATATCTCAAAAAGAAACTCCCCAGAGAATTTATACATGGCCTGATAATAAG AAGCCAAAGGTGTGTATACTAGGTGGTGGATTTGGAGGCTTATATACTGCTTTAAGACTAGAATCACTTATTTGGGCTGACGACAAGAAGCCTCAG GTTCTTCTTGTCGACCAGTCTGAACGTTTTGTTTTCAAACCACTGTTGTATGAGCTTCTATCTGGAG AGGTGGATGCATGGGAAATTGCTCCCCGATTCTCAGAATTGCTTGCAAACACTGGCATACAGTTTCTCCGAGATAGGGTAAAGATGTTACATCCTGCTGATCACTTGGGCATGAATGGGTCAACAGGATCTTGTTCTGGAGGAACCGTGGTGCTTGAAAGCGGCCTTCTTATTGAATATGACTG GTTGGTTCTTTCTTTGGGGTCTGAAGCTAAACTTGATACTGTACCAGGTGCTGCAGAATTTGCATTTCCATTCTCCACTCTTGAGGATGCCTGT AAGGTTGACAATAAGTTGAAAGAATTAGAGAGGAGGAAGTTTGGCAAGGACTCTCTGATTCGTGTGGCTGTTGTCGGCTGTGGTTACTCTGGAGTTGAGTTGGCTGCTACAGTATCAGAGAGACTACAAGACAGAGGTTTAGTACAAGCCATTAATGTGAACACTACTATCTTGCCAACTGCCCCTCCTGGCAATAGGGAAGCTGCACTTAAA GTTCTTTCATCCAGGAAAGTCCAGCTTCTATTGGGTTATTTTGTACGCTGTATCAGGAAAGAGAGTGACTTGGAAGGTTCTGCAATGCCAACAGAGGCTGGGGTATTTCCGAAAACACTAGCAGAACATGGTTCTGAGAAGTATATTTTGGAACTTCAACCTGCTGAAAGGGGATTACAGAGTCAGATTCTCGAAGCAGATCTAGTGTTATGGACTGTTGGGTCTCAACCCCCGCTTCCTCAATTGGAACCCTATGATAAGACCCACGAGCTTCCTCTAAATGGCCGGGGACAAGCAGAGACAGATGAAACGCTCCGTGTCAAGGGCCATCCACGCATATTTGCACTTGGTGACTCTTCTGCTCTTAGGGACATGAATGGAAGGATTCTTCCAGCAACTGCTCAG GTTGCTTTCCAGCAGGCTGATTTTACTGGCTGGAATTTGTGGGCAGCGATTAATGACCGGCCTTTGTTGCCATTTAG GTTTCAGAATCTAGGTGAAATGATGACTCTGGGAAGAAATGATGCTGCTCTTTCACCGAGTTTCATTGAAGGACTAACCTTAGAGGGTCCTGTTGGCCACGCTG CGAGGAAAATAGCCTATTTGATTAGATTACCAACAGATGAGCACCGGCTTAAAGTGGGAATTAGCTGGCTTACAAAGTCAGCTGTAGATTCAGTTGCATCAATACAAAGCACCCTTAGTAAGGTTCTCTCAGGCTCGTAG
- the LOC7490187 gene encoding protein DOG1-like 4, with protein sequence MSTLPSSAAYLVSTSTNSSPSRETFRKFFECWLAEQNNYLEQLISSCKDYDHNKKNSPQSSQATLQPLINRVLEHYEHYYRAKSRWAKDDVLSMLSPSWTSTLEHAFLWIGGWRPSVAFHLLYSKSGHQLEAQLHELICGLGTGDLGDLSASQLTRVDQLQRKTIREENELTEKHVKHQETVADSSMVELAHEVTELLRSENTGTDEERVESTLAPRKDGLQEILQMADDLRVRTIKGVIDILTPIQAVHFLIAAAELHLRLHDWGKKGDWARRVHH encoded by the exons ATGTCCACGCTGCCAAGTAGTGCTGCATACCTTGTCTCCACCTCGACAAACAGCTCTCCTTCCCGTGAAACATTTCGCAAATTCTTCGAGTGCTGGCTTGCAGAGCAAAACAATTATCTCGAACAACTCATCTCAAGCTGTAAAGATTATgatcacaacaaaaaaaactcccCCCAATCATCTCAGGCAACCCTCCAGCCTCTTATCAACCGTGTTCTTGAGCATTATGAGCATTATTATAGAGCCAAGTCAAGATGGGCCAAAGATGATGTGTTATCCATGCTCTCACCTTCATGGACTAGTACTCTCGAGCATGCTTTTCTTTGGATTGGTGGGTGGCGGCCCTCTGTGGCTTTTCACTTGCTCTACTCAAAGTCAGGTCATCAGCTTGAGGCTCAACTCCATGAGTTGATTTGTGGGTTGGGGACAGGTGACTTGGGTGACCTTTCAGCTAGTCAACTCACCCGAGTTGATCAGTTACAGAGGAAGACTATCAGGGAAGAGAACGAGCTGACTGAGAAGCATGTAAAGCATCAAGAAACTGTAGCAGACTCGTCTATGGTGGAGTTAGCACATGAG GTGACTGAGTTGTTGAGGAGTGAGAACACGGGTACTGATGAAGAGCGAGTTGAGTCAACTCTGGCACCTAGAAAGGATGGATTGCAGGAAATCTTGCAGATGGCTGATGATCTACGGGTGAGAACTATTAAAGGTGTTATCGATATTTTGACTCCAATCCAAGCCGTTCATTTCTTGATTGCTGCTGCTGAGTTGCACTTGCGCCTTCATGACTGGGGTAAGAAGGGTGATTGGGCACGCCGCGTCCACCACTGA
- the LOC7466777 gene encoding fatty acid amide hydrolase → MGLFRAKGVVYKPVENVNLGPDSDESYIKANVKAPRMAGFLAKIFAWFLESRIFGAFLLYILKRNNLIHKLVTNAELEDSPVYVPLHPFEELNEKEVKHVNSDLSPSEQVQQAVGCLPLPSEKIVNGLKPSSRRWTVMDYSKAYSSGEITPYKVAERLVAAIHESSSPPLDMAFFINYDAEDILRQAKESTLRYQRGEPRSVLDGVPVAIKDEIDCSPYPTTGGTKWLHKFRPCKSDAFCILRLRSCGVVIIGKTNMHELGAGTSGINPHYGATRNPYDPSRISGGSSSGSAAVVAAGLCPVALGVDGGGSVRMPAALCGVVGFKPTFGRVPHSGVLPLNWTVGMVGVLAGTIEDALIVYAAINGPVPSHETSVIPPTKMYFPMLQSTNSVSDITLARYGEWFNDCSDDIRTCCSLALHKLSEKHGWKTVDVTIPDIEAMRLAHYLTIGSECTAALSSYLEKLDIAESGWDVRVALSVYGAFSGEDYIKAQKLRNRQIQFHRNIFTKADVIVTPTVGVTAYPILNDALHTGELDYINGAALVRYQIAGNFLGLPAVTVPVGYDKKGLPIGLQFIGRPWSEPTLIHIAHAMQTLCISEYRKPQAFYDLLKKD, encoded by the exons ATGGGGTTGTTCAGAGCTAAGGGTGTGGTTTACAAGCCTGTTGAGAATGTTAATCTTGGCCCTGATAGTGATGAATCCTATATAAAAGCCAATGTTAAAG CTCCTCGCATGGCTGGATTTCTTGCCAAGATTTTCGCCTGGTTTCTCGAGTCGCGAATTTTCGGAGCATTCCTTCTGTACATCTTGAAGAGAAACAATCTAATTCACAAG CTTGTTACAAATGCAGAGCTGGAGGATTCACCTGTCTATGTCCCTTTGCATCCATTTGAAG AGCTCAATGAAAAAGAAGTCAAACACGTAAATTCTGATCTATCACCATCTGAACAAGTTCAGCAGGCAGTTGGTTGTCTGCCTCTACCTTCAGAGAAGATTGTTAATGGATTGAAGCCATCTTCCCGTCGCTGGACAGTAATGGATTATTCTAAAGCATATAGCTCTGGAGAAATAACTCCGTACAAG GTTGCAGAACGACTAGTAGCTGCAATCCATGAATCTTCCAGTCCTCCATTGGACATGGCattctttattaattatgatgCTGAAGATATTTTAAGGCAGGCTAAAGAATCAACTCTTCGGTATCAAAGAG GGGAGCCAAGATCGGTTCTAGATGGAGTTCCAGTTGCAATCAAGGATGAAATAGACTGTAGCCCTTATCCAACAACAG GAGGCACTAAGTGGTTGCACAAATTTAGACCTTGCAAAAGTGATGCCTTCTGCATTTTGCGCCTCAGATCATGTGGTGTGGTAATTATTGGAAAAACCAATATGCACGAGCTTGGCGCTGGAACAAGTGGAATAAATCCTCACTATGG GGCTACTAGAAATCCATACGATCCTAGCAGGATATCTGGAGGTTCTTCTAGTGGATCAGCTGCAGTGGTTGCTGCAGGACTTTGCCCTGTTGCCCTTGGTGTTGATGGGGGAG GATCCGTGAGAATGCCAGCAGCTCTTTGTGGTGTTGTTGGTTTCAAACCAACTTTCGGGCGTGTACCTCACTCTGG TGTTCTTCCTCTGAACTGGACAGTGGGGATGGTAGGAGTGTTAGCAGGCACAATAGAGGATGCATTAATCGT TTATGCAGCTATAAATGGCCCAGTTCCATCCCATGAAACCTCTGTTATACCACCG ACAAAGATGTATTTCCCAATGCTACAATCAACAAATTCAGTGTCAGACATCACATTGGCAAGATACGGGGAG TGGTTTAATGATTGCAGTGATGATATTAGAACATGCTGTTCCCTAGCATTGCACAAGCTTTCTGAGAAGCATGGTTGGAAG ACTGTAGATGTTACCATACCAGACATAGAGGCGATGCGCCTCGCACATTATTTAACAATTGGATCTGAGTGCACCGCTGCTCTTAGTTCTTATCTAGAAAAGTT GGATATTGCAGAGTCAGGATGGGATGTAAGGGTAGCACTTAGTGTTTATGGTGCTTTCAGTGGTGAAGATTATATAAAGGCTCAGAAACTTAG GAACCGCCAGATACAATTTCACAGGAATATATTTACAAAAGCAGATGTAATTGTTACACCAACAGTAGG CGTAACTGCATACCCTATTTTGAATGATGCTCTCCATACTGGTGAGCTGGACTACATAAATGGAG CTGCGCTAGTTCGGTATCAGATAGCAGGAAATTTTCTGGGATTACCTGCAGTTACTGTTCCG GTTGGATATGACAAAAAAGGGTTGCCTATAGGCCTTCAATTTATTGGAAGGCCATGGTCTGAGCCAACATTAATCCACATAGCACATGCTATGCAG ACTCTGTGCATCTCAGAGTACAGAAAACCACAGGCTTTCTATGATTTGCTCAAGAAGGATTAA